A stretch of Paraburkholderia phenazinium DNA encodes these proteins:
- a CDS encoding BON domain-containing protein produces MISKNVAIGVVTAVVLCTAAYAQTPAVSSMSNDSNANSAALDQGQSTKKAERAANRAFAKRIRQTLYKTKGLEDSDIVVFAKAKTGQVTLSGFILTEDQDHIATAAVGKVQGVSSVTSKLTLQEQGG; encoded by the coding sequence ATGATCTCGAAAAATGTAGCAATTGGCGTCGTAACAGCCGTCGTGCTGTGCACGGCAGCTTATGCGCAAACTCCGGCAGTAAGCTCGATGAGTAATGACTCGAATGCCAATTCCGCCGCACTCGACCAAGGGCAGTCGACAAAAAAGGCCGAGCGTGCGGCGAATCGGGCTTTCGCTAAGCGGATCAGGCAGACCCTCTACAAGACCAAGGGTCTCGAGGACTCTGACATCGTCGTCTTCGCGAAGGCCAAGACAGGGCAGGTGACGCTATCGGGGTTCATCCTGACTGAGGACCAGGATCACATTGCTACAGCTGCCGTTGGCAAAGTTCAAGGTGTCTCCTCGGTGACCAGTAAACTGACTCTGCAGGAACAAGGGGGTTAA